Proteins found in one Corynebacterium zhongnanshanii genomic segment:
- a CDS encoding ABC transporter substrate-binding protein — MTKSSTARAFVASVAAALVLASCSARPSDAPTVEDRMPAEQNSQSARTNNEAREKAEHKAQEEARRVIRVGVDSFTGNLNPHMKGNLDPVVSAISDLTLPSVFTAGPKGLVMDKDLVESVKPDDEEAPTRVTYTLTSAAQWSDGTPITVSDFQYLAEELAEEPAAAESGLYQHIKTIETSVSSTHFTVVFDQPFTSWKRLFHHLLPSHIYRGENRPFAEMMREASAASGGAYALKHIDAGRGFVELQRNDRYWGEEPAATDRILFTSVPDINTGAQMLRTKQINMLVQQSESTTQLTLNQLKDVQQRSLVRPVQLNLVLNSQKPGLTTSSARAHILSSIRAREIGQIVAQDMDAERPEWQVSPSASHAPKRAHFTADEPLVIAAPQEDQKAVVAARTAADQLSQAGIPARAVQQDSVELFSRTSTKDAPDAIVLWQYSPSDLGDYVSQFQCKSGKGKNAEEPHASASSEKLDDHSESQGEHAHPSHGQDSTSRATSLPPVQEGDVPLGGGNVSALCDNDINALLAKLEAGDEDLRGSREELNTLIAEQAVVQPLLGSRSSVARAKVLQGPTNELAEWPITSSAGIFATAHQWTIDPLADTKENHDRHG, encoded by the coding sequence GTGACGAAGAGTAGTACTGCGCGTGCCTTCGTGGCGTCTGTGGCAGCGGCACTAGTGCTGGCATCCTGTTCCGCCCGCCCGAGCGACGCTCCCACGGTCGAGGACCGCATGCCGGCCGAGCAGAACTCCCAATCTGCCCGCACGAACAACGAGGCCAGGGAGAAGGCGGAGCACAAGGCTCAGGAGGAAGCCCGCCGGGTGATCCGCGTGGGCGTGGACTCCTTCACCGGCAACCTGAATCCGCACATGAAGGGCAATCTGGATCCGGTGGTGTCCGCCATTTCGGACCTGACCCTGCCCAGCGTGTTCACCGCCGGCCCGAAGGGCCTGGTGATGGATAAGGACCTCGTGGAGTCCGTGAAGCCGGACGACGAGGAGGCCCCCACCCGCGTGACCTACACGCTGACCTCGGCGGCGCAGTGGTCCGATGGCACGCCGATTACCGTCAGCGATTTCCAGTATTTGGCCGAGGAACTGGCCGAGGAACCCGCGGCGGCGGAATCCGGCCTGTATCAGCACATTAAAACCATCGAAACCAGCGTGTCCTCTACGCATTTCACGGTGGTGTTCGATCAGCCATTTACCTCCTGGAAACGCCTTTTCCACCACTTATTGCCTAGCCATATTTACCGCGGGGAAAATCGCCCCTTTGCCGAAATGATGCGGGAGGCCTCTGCTGCGTCCGGTGGTGCTTACGCGTTGAAACATATCGACGCCGGGCGCGGGTTCGTAGAACTCCAACGCAATGACCGGTACTGGGGTGAGGAACCGGCTGCGACGGATCGCATCCTGTTCACCAGCGTTCCCGATATCAACACCGGCGCGCAGATGCTGCGCACCAAGCAGATCAACATGTTGGTGCAGCAGTCCGAATCCACCACGCAGCTCACACTGAACCAGCTGAAAGACGTGCAGCAGCGCAGTCTGGTGCGGCCGGTGCAGCTCAACCTGGTCTTAAACTCCCAGAAACCGGGCCTGACCACTAGCTCCGCCCGGGCACACATCCTCAGCAGCATTCGCGCCCGGGAAATCGGGCAGATCGTGGCACAGGATATGGACGCCGAACGGCCTGAATGGCAGGTCTCGCCGAGCGCTTCTCATGCTCCCAAGCGCGCGCACTTCACCGCGGACGAACCGCTGGTGATCGCGGCTCCGCAGGAAGACCAGAAGGCAGTGGTGGCCGCCCGTACGGCCGCGGACCAGCTGAGCCAGGCGGGCATTCCGGCGCGTGCCGTGCAGCAGGACTCAGTGGAATTATTTTCCCGAACATCCACGAAGGATGCGCCCGATGCAATTGTGCTGTGGCAGTATTCTCCTTCTGATTTAGGGGACTATGTATCCCAATTCCAATGCAAATCTGGAAAGGGGAAGAATGCTGAGGAGCCGCACGCTTCGGCGTCGTCGGAAAAATTAGACGATCACTCCGAATCACAGGGCGAGCACGCACATCCATCACACGGGCAGGACAGCACCTCGCGTGCTACGTCGCTGCCGCCGGTGCAGGAGGGAGACGTGCCACTCGGCGGAGGCAACGTGTCCGCGCTGTGTGACAACGACATCAACGCCCTGCTCGCCAAGCTCGAGGCCGGGGACGAGGACCTGCGCGGCTCCCGTGAAGAGCTGAACACGCTCATCGCCGAGCAAGCAGTCGTGCAGCCCCTGCTGGGAAGCCGCAGTAGCGTGGCGCGGGCGAAGGTGTTGCAAGGCCCCACCAACGAGTTGGCGGAGTGGCCGATCACCTCCAGCGCGGGAATCTTCGCCACGGCTCATCAGTGGACGATCGACCCGCTGGCTGACACGAAGGAGAATCATGACAGGCACGGATAA
- the typA gene encoding translational GTPase TypA has product MARTEFRNVAIVAHVDHGKTTLVNGMLEQSGAFGDHGEHTDRVMDSNDQERERGITILAKNTAIHRKGLGKDGGDLIINVIDTPGHADFGGEVERGISMVDGVVLLVDASEGPLPQTRFVLTKALEAKLPVIICVNKTDRPDARIDEVVTESQDLLLEIAAGLEDDDAAAAAEELLDLPVLYASGREGKASTENPGNGNVPEAEDLQALFDVIYDVLPEPSASVDGPLQAHVTNLDSSDFLGRIALLRIYSGQIKKGQQVSWIHYDEDGAQHIKQVKVAELLRTVGFERQPDTEAIAGDIVAISGISDIMIGDTIADVDDPQPLPRIKVDEPAISMTIGVNTSPMAGQGGGDKLTARMVKARLDQELIGNVSIKVLPTERPDAWEVQGRGEMALSVLIENMRREGFELTVGKPQVVTQVVDGKTMEPYEMLTVDSPSEFQGAITQLLATRKGQMQTMDVREGDWVRMEFRIPARGLIGFRTQFLTETRGAGIANSISDGWDEWAGAIKSRPTGSLVADRSGQITAYALQQLADRGDFFVEPGMEAYEGMVVGANNRDEDMDINITKEKKLTNMRSATADATVTLAKARTLSLDEALEFCGNDECVEVGPNVLRVRKTILNATERARARSREKQRNNKS; this is encoded by the coding sequence TTGGCTAGAACTGAATTCCGTAATGTTGCCATCGTCGCACACGTTGACCACGGTAAGACCACCCTGGTGAACGGCATGCTGGAACAATCCGGTGCCTTCGGCGACCACGGCGAGCACACGGATCGCGTGATGGACTCCAATGATCAGGAACGCGAGCGCGGTATCACGATCTTGGCGAAGAACACCGCCATTCACCGCAAGGGTCTAGGCAAAGACGGCGGCGACCTCATCATCAACGTGATTGATACCCCAGGCCACGCCGACTTCGGTGGTGAGGTTGAGCGCGGCATCTCCATGGTGGACGGAGTGGTTCTGCTGGTCGACGCCTCCGAAGGCCCACTCCCGCAGACCCGCTTCGTGCTGACCAAGGCTCTCGAGGCCAAGCTGCCGGTTATCATTTGCGTCAACAAGACCGACCGCCCGGACGCCCGCATCGACGAGGTCGTCACCGAGTCTCAGGACCTCCTGCTAGAGATCGCGGCAGGCCTGGAAGATGACGACGCCGCCGCGGCCGCCGAAGAATTGCTCGACCTTCCTGTGCTCTACGCCTCCGGTCGCGAGGGCAAGGCGTCGACGGAGAATCCAGGCAACGGCAACGTGCCCGAGGCAGAGGACCTGCAGGCCCTGTTCGACGTCATTTACGACGTGCTGCCTGAGCCGTCGGCGTCCGTGGACGGCCCACTGCAGGCGCACGTCACCAACCTTGACTCGTCCGACTTCCTGGGCCGTATCGCCTTACTACGCATCTACTCCGGACAGATCAAGAAGGGCCAGCAGGTTTCCTGGATCCATTACGACGAAGACGGCGCACAGCACATCAAGCAGGTGAAGGTTGCAGAGCTGCTGCGCACCGTGGGCTTCGAGCGCCAGCCGGACACGGAGGCCATCGCCGGCGATATTGTCGCCATCTCCGGTATTTCGGACATCATGATCGGCGATACTATTGCCGACGTGGACGACCCACAGCCGCTTCCACGCATTAAGGTCGACGAGCCAGCCATCTCCATGACTATCGGCGTGAACACCTCTCCGATGGCAGGCCAGGGCGGCGGCGATAAGCTGACCGCCCGCATGGTGAAGGCCCGCCTGGATCAGGAATTGATCGGTAACGTCTCCATCAAGGTGCTACCTACCGAGCGTCCCGATGCCTGGGAGGTTCAGGGCCGCGGCGAGATGGCTCTGTCCGTGCTGATCGAGAACATGCGCCGCGAAGGCTTTGAGCTGACCGTTGGAAAGCCACAGGTTGTGACGCAGGTCGTGGACGGCAAGACCATGGAGCCGTACGAGATGCTGACCGTGGATTCCCCATCCGAGTTCCAGGGTGCGATCACCCAGCTGCTGGCTACCCGCAAAGGCCAGATGCAGACGATGGATGTCCGCGAAGGCGACTGGGTGCGCATGGAGTTCCGCATCCCAGCCCGCGGCCTGATCGGTTTCCGCACCCAGTTCTTGACGGAGACCCGTGGCGCAGGTATCGCCAACTCCATCTCCGATGGCTGGGATGAGTGGGCCGGCGCCATTAAGTCTCGCCCCACGGGATCCCTGGTGGCTGACCGTTCCGGACAGATCACCGCCTATGCACTCCAGCAGCTGGCTGACCGCGGCGACTTCTTCGTCGAGCCAGGCATGGAAGCCTACGAGGGCATGGTTGTGGGTGCGAACAACCGTGATGAGGATATGGACATCAACATCACGAAGGAAAAGAAGCTCACCAACATGCGTTCTGCCACGGCAGACGCCACGGTCACCCTGGCCAAGGCCCGCACCCTGTCTTTGGATGAGGCACTGGAGTTCTGTGGCAACGACGAGTGCGTGGAGGTTGGACCGAACGTTCTGCGCGTCCGCAAGACCATCCTGAACGCAACCGAGCGTGCTCGTGCACGCTCCCGCGAGAAGCAGCGCAACAACAAGTCCTAA